A region of Nostoc sp. 'Peltigera membranacea cyanobiont' N6 DNA encodes the following proteins:
- a CDS encoding helix-turn-helix domain-containing protein: protein MDNTPQPQETLAEYIKRIRTSLSLSQNDLAVKAGIHLQSLGKIERGVTTKINQKSQRGLAVALQIPPEYLDAVARGIAIVASDVLKFCPHCWQPGTPPEEIWLLVRSQCCFLCGTRLRNSCANCNEPITSLKFRFCPYCGKTYKESNDSESQTKPPKKN, encoded by the coding sequence ATGGATAATACCCCCCAACCCCAAGAAACGCTGGCAGAGTACATTAAAAGAATACGCACTAGCCTTTCGCTGAGTCAAAATGATTTGGCTGTGAAGGCCGGGATTCATCTTCAAAGTTTGGGTAAGATTGAACGAGGCGTGACTACAAAAATTAACCAGAAAAGCCAGCGTGGGTTAGCAGTCGCATTGCAGATTCCACCTGAGTACCTCGATGCTGTTGCTCGTGGTATAGCGATAGTTGCATCAGATGTTCTGAAATTTTGCCCCCACTGCTGGCAACCTGGTACTCCGCCAGAGGAAATTTGGTTATTAGTGCGATCGCAATGCTGTTTTCTTTGCGGTACTCGTTTACGCAATAGTTGTGCTAACTGCAACGAACCGATTACGTCTTTGAAGTTTCGTTTTTGTCCTTACTGTGGCAAGACATACAAAGAATCAAATGATTCTGAATCTCAAACTAAGCCACCCAAGAAAAATTGA
- a CDS encoding tyrosine-type recombinase/integrase → MTTTLAQVVTAFLCRQGLAASTLKSYELTLLSLLKVHGSLPVQLVNRQLIKDYLESLDELRYTTHNRHQAIISALFNFAVEEGYIQSNPVGRLNQRKPRRERGEHKTDEIRRYFTPSGLDVLYAGVKKSNARLEAIVYLLHRTGARVGELLSLELSQINFEQRKFQVVGKGNKQRWCFYSEDAESSLQDYIKYYRHKHSTALFTAQHPTTRVITPVSYRTVNADWRKVVDQHEELKETRLHDLRHTFATERVGLMAIEELRALMGHENIQTTLRYQKITSSRAELVAKTALNSLVNSI, encoded by the coding sequence ATGACAACTACATTAGCACAAGTTGTTACAGCTTTTCTTTGTCGTCAAGGATTAGCTGCTAGTACACTTAAATCCTACGAGCTAACACTATTATCTTTGCTGAAAGTGCATGGTTCTTTACCTGTACAATTAGTAAACCGTCAACTAATAAAAGACTACTTAGAAAGTTTAGACGAATTGAGATACACGACACATAACCGTCACCAAGCAATAATCAGTGCTTTATTTAACTTCGCTGTTGAGGAAGGCTATATTCAATCAAATCCTGTCGGCCGATTAAACCAGAGGAAACCACGGCGTGAGCGAGGAGAGCATAAAACAGATGAAATCAGACGTTATTTCACGCCATCTGGTTTAGATGTCTTGTATGCAGGCGTGAAGAAATCGAATGCTAGGTTAGAGGCCATAGTCTACTTGTTACATCGCACTGGAGCCAGGGTTGGAGAATTACTTTCTTTAGAATTGTCACAAATCAATTTTGAACAACGTAAGTTCCAAGTAGTTGGTAAAGGCAATAAACAACGCTGGTGTTTTTACAGCGAGGATGCAGAGTCATCTTTACAAGACTATATTAAATATTATCGTCACAAGCATAGTACAGCATTATTCACAGCCCAGCACCCGACAACTAGAGTTATAACGCCAGTTTCGTACAGAACAGTGAATGCAGACTGGAGAAAAGTCGTTGACCAACATGAGGAATTGAAGGAAACCCGACTGCATGACCTGCGTCATACCTTTGCCACTGAACGGGTTGGTTTGATGGCAATTGAAGAGTTAAGGGCGTTGATGGGACATGAAAATATCCAAACTACCTTACGCTATCAAAAAATCACGTCTTCTAGAGCAGAACTAGTAGCAAAAACAGCTTTAAATAGTTTAGTCAATAGTATATAA
- a CDS encoding ATP-binding protein — MHVSRLYPYVAAAEASYLNGDFEGMEQLASVVLPQAQTILDKVKIYEIQIPAYTNQSQMLEAIAVGREALAQLGVDLPTAADETTTSSALQEIDEQLQGREIAELVELPVMSDRTAQAAMQLLSLLSMPVYATKPELLPMLSAKMVWLSLEFGNTPASTIGYVAYGLVLCTFLGDVETGYRFGQLALSVLELLNAQSMKSFTFDLFGCFIQPHKEALRAALLTTKEGYKAGIETGDFLFAGYSIVSYAYIALLSGVELDLLEPELAAYSAALVQLKQDSARLYFDMTRQTIQNLRETVSQSDRLIGTAYDETVMLPQHQQNNQLLEMAILYIYKLLLAYCFGNYPAAQEYLTQLKSYWMNVSGTVYIPVFHFYAALTHLAVFPTQPEVEQGELLAVVASHQTALHQWAHNAPMNYLHKWYLVEAERCRVLGEKVAATEYYDRAIALATEHQFIHEAALANELAAKFYLDWGKERIAQEYMTEAYYGYARWGAKAKVADLEKRYPQLLAAILQQTRSAFSVNETLFAVGTLTSTSSSSSVCDSLDLAAILKASQTLSGEIELEKLLSSLLAIVIENAGADKCVLMLLRDSRLLIEGSIIEASEPVVLQRLLVEDSQDIPLKLIYKVKNNRQTVVLLDATADPTLANDPYIIRQQPKSILCSPILHQGKLLGILYLENNLATGAFTSDRVELLNLLCAQAAISLENARLYERSQNYAQQLEQSFAESQQKSEDLQQALQDLQQTQLQMVQSEKMSALGNLVAGVAHEMNNPLGFISASLKQAKPTIADIVEHIKLYQSSLPNVSDEITDHAESIDLDYSLEDLPKMLDSMSMACDRLKNISTSLRTFSRADQDYKVPFNIHEGIDSTILILKHRIKPNEQRPAIEVVTNYGNLPQVECFPGQLNQVFMNLANAIDALDESNTGRSYEEIKANPNRIRITTSVENHLVKIAILDNGQGMSEEVKQKIFDHLFTTKAVGKGTGLGLAIARQIVESTHGGKLGFNSVIGEGTEFIIEIHSGIIFALLVNNLA, encoded by the coding sequence TTGCACGTATCCCGGCTGTACCCCTATGTAGCCGCCGCCGAAGCCAGTTACTTGAATGGTGACTTTGAGGGTATGGAGCAGCTTGCCTCCGTGGTGTTGCCGCAGGCACAGACGATTCTCGACAAAGTGAAAATCTACGAAATTCAAATCCCGGCATACACGAACCAAAGCCAAATGTTAGAGGCGATCGCGGTGGGAAGAGAAGCACTTGCTCAATTGGGGGTAGATCTGCCAACAGCAGCAGACGAAACCACGACTAGCAGTGCTTTACAAGAGATCGACGAGCAACTCCAAGGCAGAGAGATTGCCGAATTGGTTGAGCTGCCCGTGATGAGCGATCGCACCGCTCAAGCCGCCATGCAACTGTTAAGCCTGTTATCTATGCCCGTGTACGCGACTAAGCCAGAGCTACTGCCAATGTTAAGCGCAAAGATGGTATGGCTGTCGCTGGAGTTTGGCAATACCCCCGCCTCGACAATCGGCTATGTGGCTTATGGCTTAGTGCTGTGTACCTTTTTAGGGGATGTCGAAACTGGCTACAGGTTTGGTCAATTAGCACTCTCGGTGCTGGAACTGTTGAATGCTCAAAGCATGAAGTCCTTCACGTTCGATTTGTTTGGGTGTTTCATTCAACCTCACAAAGAAGCGCTACGGGCAGCCCTACTGACAACCAAAGAAGGCTACAAAGCTGGCATAGAAACAGGTGATTTTCTCTTTGCTGGCTACAGCATAGTTTCTTACGCTTATATTGCGCTTCTTTCGGGTGTAGAGCTAGACCTGTTAGAACCGGAATTAGCGGCTTACAGTGCTGCTTTAGTTCAGCTCAAACAAGATTCAGCACGTCTTTATTTTGACATGACGAGGCAAACAATACAGAATTTGCGAGAAACGGTGAGCCAGAGCGATCGCTTAATCGGCACTGCCTATGATGAAACCGTGATGTTGCCACAGCACCAGCAGAATAATCAACTCTTGGAAATGGCTATTCTCTACATCTACAAACTGCTACTTGCCTACTGTTTTGGTAATTATCCGGCTGCCCAAGAGTACCTCACCCAATTGAAGTCCTATTGGATGAACGTATCGGGAACGGTTTATATTCCCGTTTTCCATTTCTATGCGGCGCTAACACACCTGGCAGTCTTCCCCACCCAGCCAGAAGTTGAGCAAGGCGAACTGCTTGCTGTGGTTGCCAGCCATCAAACGGCTCTGCATCAATGGGCGCACAATGCCCCAATGAACTACTTGCACAAATGGTATCTGGTAGAAGCAGAAAGATGCCGGGTGTTGGGTGAAAAAGTTGCTGCTACCGAGTATTACGATCGAGCGATCGCCCTGGCGACTGAACACCAGTTCATCCACGAAGCAGCTTTAGCCAATGAACTGGCTGCCAAGTTCTACCTCGATTGGGGCAAAGAACGCATAGCCCAGGAATACATGACCGAAGCCTATTACGGTTATGCTCGCTGGGGAGCAAAGGCCAAAGTTGCTGACTTAGAAAAACGCTATCCCCAACTGCTGGCTGCCATATTACAACAAACTCGCTCTGCCTTCTCAGTCAACGAAACCCTCTTTGCCGTAGGAACCCTCACCTCCACCAGTTCCTCTTCCAGTGTCTGTGATTCCCTTGACCTCGCCGCCATCCTCAAAGCCTCTCAAACCCTCTCAGGCGAAATCGAACTGGAAAAACTGCTTTCATCGTTGCTTGCGATCGTCATCGAAAATGCGGGGGCTGATAAGTGCGTGTTAATGCTCTTGCGAGACTCGCGCCTGCTGATTGAAGGGTCAATTATTGAAGCTTCGGAGCCAGTTGTGTTGCAGCGCCTTCTGGTTGAGGATAGCCAGGACATTCCCCTGAAGCTGATTTACAAAGTGAAGAACAACAGACAGACTGTTGTGCTGCTAGATGCGACAGCCGATCCGACTTTAGCCAATGACCCGTATATCATCCGTCAGCAGCCTAAAAGTATCTTGTGTAGCCCGATTTTGCATCAAGGTAAATTGCTGGGCATTTTATATCTCGAAAATAATTTAGCGACGGGGGCGTTTACGAGCGATCGCGTTGAATTGCTAAATTTACTCTGCGCTCAAGCGGCAATTTCTTTGGAAAATGCCCGACTTTATGAGCGATCGCAGAACTATGCCCAACAGCTAGAGCAGTCATTCGCCGAATCGCAGCAAAAATCAGAAGATTTGCAACAAGCATTGCAAGATTTACAACAAACTCAATTACAAATGGTGCAAAGTGAGAAAATGTCTGCGTTGGGTAACTTAGTTGCTGGGGTAGCCCATGAAATGAATAATCCTTTGGGATTTATTTCTGCTAGTCTCAAACAAGCTAAACCTACCATCGCTGATATTGTTGAACACATAAAACTCTATCAATCAAGCCTGCCCAATGTCAGTGATGAAATCACAGACCACGCTGAATCAATCGACTTGGATTATAGCTTGGAAGACTTGCCCAAGATGCTTGATTCCATGTCTATGGCGTGCGATCGCCTCAAAAACATCAGCACCAGTTTACGTACTTTCTCCCGCGCCGATCAAGATTACAAAGTACCATTTAACATTCACGAAGGCATCGATAGCACAATTTTAATTTTGAAACATCGGATCAAGCCGAATGAACAACGTCCCGCGATTGAAGTTGTCACAAATTATGGGAATTTACCTCAAGTAGAATGTTTCCCTGGTCAATTAAATCAGGTATTTATGAATCTGGCAAATGCTATTGATGCATTAGATGAATCTAATACCGGACGTAGTTATGAGGAAATTAAAGCTAATCCTAACCGCATTAGAATTACAACCTCAGTCGAAAATCATCTAGTTAAAATTGCCATTCTGGATAATGGTCAGGGGATGAGTGAAGAGGTAAAACAAAAGATATTTGACCATTTATTTACGACGAAAGCTGTTGGGAAAGGCACAGGATTAGGACTGGCGATCGCTCGTCAAATTGTCGAATCTACCCACGGCGGAAAATTGGGTTTCAACTCTGTTATCGGAGAGGGTACAGAATTTATCATTGAAATTCATTCC